The following nucleotide sequence is from Erythrobacter aurantius.
CGAAGTCGGCGGCGTCGCCCACCACGGGGACAAGTCCGAGCGCAGCATCGAACGCGACATTGGCGCCCATGCGGGTGAGATGCCATTTCGACATCCCCAGATTGCGTGCTTCCCACACCATGTAGGCACCCAGAGCGGTGGTCACGATGTCGCCCAGCACAGGTACCAAACCTACAAGCGCATCCAGGCCGACCGGCACGTTCACACCGGGAATTCGGAAGCTGCGTTCCAGAAGGAATTCAACCGCTTCCACCCGCGCTCGAACCGATGCCGGGTCATTACCGGTCGGCAGCGACACACCGACTATGCGCGGGCCGTCGCCCGTCTTGTCGAATGCAGGTCCAGTAGAAGAGTTCATTGTTGCCTCCTTCCCTCCTTAGGTGGTGGGTTGAGAGAGCGGGAACAAGGGGTGCAGCCCCCAAGGGTTGGGTTCGTACCCGTTGACTCCCCCGCGAACCAGCGACCAGCGCACCGGCACACCCAAGGGAATAAATACCTCGGCGGCCACCAATTCGGCATGCGCCTCAGCCAGCAATTGCTGTTTCGCCTCGGCATCCTTGAGCGTGAGCGATTCCCGCACCAGAGCATCCGCCGCGCGCGAACACAGCCCGATATCAAGCGAGCAATTGAACTGGTTGAGGAACCAACGCGGCGAGGAATAGCGTGCAAGCCGATCCCAGAATTCGACATCCGCTCCTTGGCCAAGCCCAACACGGACAGTCGTGACACCGATGGACTGCCAAGCGCTCTCCAGCTGCTGGAACATTATGTCGCTACCCGGTCCGTCCGGAAGGCCAAGGCGGACCACCGCATCTCGGCCAGTCGCCCCTTCCCATTGCCCGATACGCTGCCGCGCGCGTGTTCTGCGCTCGTCAAGCGACTGGTCAGCCCAGCGCGACACAGGATATTGCACCGGAGAAAACAGGTCCGGGGGCACAATCCAAGTGCTGGAACGCCAACCACCAAGGCCGAATGGTCGGATAAAATCCTCACGATCAATTGCCATGGACAATGCCTCGCGGCGTGCGGGATCGGACAGCACCCCCTCGCCCCTACGGATCACGAGCCCGAACAGGCCGAGCGCCGGGTCTACCTGCACGGTTCCCCGTGAAAGGGGGCCGAGCTGCGCCATGGGGAAAGTGACGATATCGCCGCCCAGCAAAAGATCGACTTCGCCGTCCGAAAATGCATCGACAGCCGCCCTGCCCGGCAACGCACGCACGATCACATTGCGGGAAAGGTCTTCCCAGTCCTCGGTGGTCGGAAGGCCGCGATCCTGCGGGGGAATTGCGGCCAGTCGCGCGATCGGCTCATTGGCTTCGCGCTCGAGCGACATTGGCCCGGCCCCACTCCCGCGCCGGTCAAAACCCAGTTCCGGTTGAGCAAGTAACCGGAGAAATTCAGGCATGGGCCCTGACAGGCGCAGTTCGACCACCCGGCCTGTCATTGCACGGATTTCAGTCACCTTGGCCAGATCAAGACCCAACGATGTACCTTCGAGCCGCCGGATCGATTCGCGCAGCATGGTGCGGACTTCTACCGCCGCAATCGGCTCACCATCGGGCCAGTCGGTATTGCGCAGCCTGAAAATGTAGCTCAAGCCGTCATCGGTAACGATCCAGCGTTCGGCGATTGCCGGAACAACCTGTCCGGTCGGATCAAGCGCAACAAGGCCCTCATTGGTTGCCGCCTGTACATGTTGTCCGCCCACCGAAAGACGAACACCTGACTGGAACAGGTCTTCGGGTTCGCCGATAATGGCGACATTCAGCGGGCCGCGATCGGAGGCACCGTCGCAGGCGAGCAACGCGAAAATCAATGAGAAAAGAGGCAGGAATCGGCTCACCTCGATTGACTAGCAGCTTAAGGGCTGCAGGTCAGCGCGAAGTGAACTGGATATTCGCAGCAATCGCCAACGATATCAGACCTTGCGGAAATTCCGCAATTCAGGCGGTGGCGGGGCGCGATGGGCGTAAGAAATTGTGCTGTTGCCAACGCTTGCGGTTTCAGAGCCAAAGGCGGGCTTTCGAGCGAGTTGCGAATCGATTTCCTCGTCGAACGCGATGCCGAATCGTTGGTCTTGAACCCAGGCGATGCTGCCTCCGATCCTGCCGATATTGCGCAATTCAATTTCGACCCGGTTGCCGCGTTGGACGCGCAGAGGGCCTTCGCCCATCATTCCGCCATCAGAGAGGTTACGGACGCGGACGCGATGCTCTTCGCTTTCCTGTTCAACGCGCACGCTCGCAAGCAGAAACAGGCTGTCGCGAGAATCACTTCTGGTCTCAACACCCGTCATTTTCGCCAAAACTCCTACACTCGGTCTGTTCGCGCATTCAGCGCTTTCAACGAGCGACCCGACAAATAAACAGTCCGATTGCAGTTAATGAAGCGCAGTAAATGAGGCGTTAAGGCCAACGGGAGTTGCGACGGTTTCGCCCCGCTCGTCCCAAACTGGAACGGATTGAAACTGGCCGGACTGGCTGTGTCCGGCAGCCGGTGATCGTCAATCGTCGCGCGAAACCTTTTCGCGGCGTTCGTGAGCTTCCTGTGCTTCGACAGTCATTGTCGCGACAGGACGGGCAATCAGGCGACGCAATCCGATGGGGTCGCCAGTGACCTCGCAATAGCCGTATTCACCTTCTTCGATGCGGCGAAGGGCAGCGTCGATCTTTGCGACAAGTTTGCGCTGACGATCACGCGTGCGCAGCTCGATCCCCCAATCCGTTTCGCTGGAGGCGCGATCATTCAGATCGGCTTCCCGGATTGGTCCGTCCGCCAAAGACTGCAGGGTCTGACCTGCGGCGGTGCGGATGGAGCGCTTCCATTCGATCAGCAACATCTGGAAATAGGCCAGCTGGCGATCGTTCATGTATTCTTCGTCGTCGCTCGGGACATAGTCCGGCGGCAGCAGATTCTTGGCTTTTTCGAAGATGTTGATTTCTTCAGTCGCGGCCGCTGACATGTGGTCCTCTAATCCCAAAACACAGTGCGTGACCGTCCCGTAAGGATGCGTGGAAAGGATCTCGGCATCCCTCGCCCCCCGGCAAGACTTTACGTAGGCCGCGCCTATAGGGAAGGCGCCAGTCTCACACAAGCCGATTTGAAGAAACGCCTGCAACATTCGGGGGACTGAACGGGATTTTTGCCCGCGCCGTTGCACCGCCGCCGCATTGCCGATCCAAAAAAGTAACCTGCGTTAACCATTTGTTGACCATGATCCGTGAGTTCTGTCGGTGCGCGATCCGGAGGGGGTCTGGATCTTTTCCGCACTGCGGGCGCAGGAAAACGGGGAATGGATCATGGAACTCAAGCCGGTTGAAACAGGGATGGCTTCGCCAATTTCGAACGGAGAAGCGGACATCGCCATCGCAGGCTATCTCGCCGAGGCAGCAGCCGGAGATATCGCCGCATTGTTCAATCTCGGTGTCGCCTACTCGACTGGCAGCAACGGTGTGACCGTTGACCTGGTCGAAGCGCACAAGTGGTTCAACCTCGCCGCATCGCGCGGGCACGAGGAGGCCTGCTGGTGCCGTGGTGATGTATCGGACGAAATGACCGCTCGCGAAATCGCTGAGGCACAGCGCCGGGCTCGGCAATGGCTGGCTCAGGAACGTCGCGCCGCCTAATCAGGTTTTCTGAAAGGCGTTCGTTCGCCAAGGAAGACCTGATCGGCGCTCACGCCCTGCCGCTCGCGCTCAAGGAAGTCGGCCACCGCTTTGCGAAAGCCCGGATCAGCTATCCAGTGCGCTGAATATGTTTGCACCGGCTCGTAACCCCGAGCCAGCTTGTGCCCGCCCTGCGCACCCGCCTCGACCCGAGGCAAACCCAGTTCGATCGCCATGTCGATCGCCTGATAATAGCACAGTTCGAAATGCAAAAAGCGCACGTCGCGGGTACACCCCCAATACCGGCCGTATAGTGCTTCCGACCCGATGAAATTGAGCGCGCCTGCAATCGGCTCCGCTCTATCAAACGCAAGGATCAGGGCCATCCTGTCGGCCATGCGTTCGCCCAGCAGGGAAAAGGCTTCGCGGGTCAGATAGGGTGTTCCCCATTTGCGAGCCCCGGTATCCTGATAGAATATCCAGAACGCATCCCAATGCTCTGGCCGGATGGCGTCGCCGGTAAGACGTTCGATCCGCAACCCCTCTTGCGCGGCTGCGCGCTCCTTGCGCAACGCCTTGCGCTTGCGCGATGCCAGCTCACCTAGGAAATCGTCGAAGCAATTGTAATCGCGGTTCTGCCAATGAAACTGGATGTCGGACCGGATCAACCAACCGGCATTTTCGAAAAGCGGCAGTTGCTCCGGTTCGATGAATGTCGCGTGCGCTGAAGAAAGCCCGTTGTCCACGCAAACGGTCTCCGCCCCCTTGAGCAGATGCGGCGCCAGCGAAGGATCGGACAACAGCAGGCGCGGTCCGTTTGCCGGGGTAAAGGGCGCGGCGATTTGCAGCTTGGGATAATACCGTCCCCCGGCCCGGTGCCATGCATCGGCCCAGCTGTGATCGAACACATATTCGCCCTGGCTGTGCCCTTTGGCATAACTCGGCATGGCAGCAAGCAGGTTGTCGGCCACATCAGTGATCACAATCGGCGCGGGCTCCCAGCCGGTGCCGGGGCCGACGCTGCCCGAATCCTCAAGCGCGGTCAGAAATTCATGAGAGACGAAAGGATTGCGATCACCCCCAAGCGCATTCCACTCTGCCGGGCCGAAGCTGCCGACACCGGGCGCAAGCCGAACGGTTAACTCCGGGTCGCTCACGCCAGGCCTTCGCCTTCGCTGATGAGAGCATCGGCATCTGCAAGCGCATGGCGGCGCAGCTTCGGAGAGCGAACGGTCCAGGTGAGGATCGGCCTGCGCGTTTGCCGCCAGATCGTCGTGATCGCATTGGGCAGATCGCGGACGTCTGCCGCCAGAAAATCAGGGTGTGCCTGATCAATTGAGCCCGCAGCCCGCCATGCCTCGCGGAAGCCCATATCCAGAGTGTCGGTGCACACGAGACCTCTGCATCTCGAGCTGTCACGCTTGAAGAACCAGCCGCCCACGCGCGGATCGAAGCTCATCACCGCATGCTCGCCAGCATAGTCTCCCAAAAATTCAGACACTGCGCGGCAGCTTAGCGTCACATCATAGCCCGGCTTTGACTTGATCTCGATAAGCAACGGCACCCGCCCATCGATTACGGCGAGGAAGTCGTCGAGCCGGGTTATTGTTTGCCCCGAATTGAGGATGCCGATCTGCTGCAATTCGGCGGCATTAAAGCTTGCGACGGTTCCTTTTTCGTTGGTCAGTCGATCGAGTTCCCAGTCGTGAAACACCATCGGTACGCCGTCGCGGCTCAACTGGATATCGCAATCAATGCCCATCCCCGCTGCGATTGCCGCTTCAGCCGCCGCAAGCGTATTCTCGGGCACGCCCTCACCGTGAAGGCCGCGATGGGCGTATTCCCACCGGGTCAGCCATTCAGGGGCACGGCGCTCAATCACGAACGATCAGGCTCCCTTGATCGCCACCACCGCGTCGACTTCCACGGCAACACCCAGAGGCAGCGCCGGTACACCGACCGCGGCGCGGGCGTGCTTGCCCGCTTCGCCGAACACCTCGAGCATGAGGTCCGAAGCGCCGTTGATGACCTTGGGCTGATCGGTGAAGTCCGGTGTCGAATTCACAAAGCCGCCAAGCTTGACCACGCGCTCGACCCGATCAAGCGATCCAAGCGCCGCTTTCAATTGGGCAAGGATCATCAGGCCGCAACCGCGTGCCGCTGCCATCCCTTCCTCCAGCGAAACATCATCGCCAAGACGACCCTTCACCAGTTCGCCTTCAACAAAGGAAATCTGGCCGGAAACGTAGGCAAGATCGCCCTGCACCACGACCGGCAGATAACTGGCCACCGGGGCCGCTGCCGCTGGCAAGGTGATCCCCAGTTCCTGCAAACGTTGCTCGATACTCATGCTGCATTTCCTTCCAGTCTTTCCATCAGCCACGGCAGGGCTTCGGACCATTGGTCAATCCTTGCGTCGGCATGCCCCGCCCTGTGGGCGCAATCGATAGCATCAGCGATCATGGGTTCGCCGCAAAAATGGAGGCGGACCACATCGGGGGTGGTTTCCTTTACCGACAGATGATGCTGCGACAGATCATCGATGAAGAGCGCACGGCTGGGCCGGAATTCTTCGACGATCTTCCGCAGGGCAGGCCCTTTGGGCCCCTGATTGGTGAAGACCTGCGCGTGAAGCCCGTGCTTCGCCAATTGCTCGGCTCGCTTGTCCCGCCGGAAATCGACCAGATTGGTGAGCACCACAACATCGGCATGCTCGTTCAATTCGTTCAGTGCCTCGATGGCGCCCGCGATCGGCAATTGACGATCCATTTCAGTATCGAAAAAGCCGCCGAGTTTCTTCCAGATCTCATCCGGTTTCAGCAGTTCACCGCTCTCGCGCCAGCGCAACGCTTCGCTGAAGTTATGGCCTTCGAGGTTGAAATCGACACCCTGGCTTTCCTCCAGCCAATCCTTGAAATGGGCAACCATGTGCAGGATCACTTCGTCGCAATCGCTGATGATGAGGGGGCGGCTCATTGGGCAAGGTCCTTTCGCGCGGCGATCAGTTCTTCAGGGGTCACCGCCAATGCTTCGGCAGCGCGGATCAGATCGGGTTCGTGATTGGCAAGAAAATCAAGCGCCGATCCCAACACGGTGGGGTCGGAAAGCCCGGCTCGCAGCGAATCCGGGTCTAGGCCTGTCAGGTCAAGATATCGCTGGGCGCGATCATCGTTCTGCAAAAGCCAGCCGATCGCGGCCAGCGCCAAGGTGGCAGCGCGCGTCGCGGCTTCTGGAGATGGGGCAGCCTTTGGAGGCTGTTCATGAGCTTGCGGGATTGTGATGACCTCTTGGCAGGTTTAGGCAGCGACAGGATCAGTAGAAAGTCGGGGCTCTCAGTGACAAAGCGTATAATGGTTGTCGAGGACAACGACCTCAACCGGAAATTGTTCTGCGACGTGCTGAAAGCGAACGGCTTTGAAGTCGATCCGGTGGCTGACGGTCATTCCGTCCTGGAAACCGCGCGCACCACGACGCCGGATCTGATCATCATGGACATCCAGCTTCCCGGGATATCGGGTGTTGATCTTATCGCTGCTGCAAAACGCGACCTGGCATTGAAGGAGATCCCCGTTCTGGCGGTTACGGCTTTTGCGGCCAAGGGTGATGAGGAACGCATTCGTTCCGCCGGAGCATCAGGCTATCTCTCAAAGCCGGTATCGATCATGCCGTTCATGGCCGCGGTGAGGGAACTCTTGCCCGCTTAGGTGAGAGTGAATTCAGCGGCGTAAATAAGCCAGGTGATCAGGATTCCCGCCAGAAAGATGCGATAGGCAAGCGTCAGGAAACGATATTTGCGGTGGTACAACACCCGGCCGTTCTGATGGATATCCCGCAGCATCGTGCGGAACAGTTCTTCGTCTGTGGCGAGCCGGTCCAGCAAGGATTCGACCCACTCGTCTTCTTCCATCGCAGCGAAATGGCCGAAAAACAGAGGGTTGATCATTGCCTGATCCTTGGGAGGCTTGCCAAGGGAGGGCAAGACCGAAGCGACCGCAAAAAGCGAGGACAGGAAGGCCGTCGCCGCAAGGCTCAGCGTTGACCAGGTGATAGCTTCGCCGATCAGGCGCGTCACCGCGAGCGAGAACACGACAAAGGTTGCGCCGATCAGGATCGAGGCCTTCTGATCGGCCATTTGTGACAAGGTCAGCGTGTTGATCTGTGCGGTGCGCAGGAGATGGACCGACTGAGGTGAGAACACGCGCTGTTCTTCCACCTGACCTTCCCGCTGGACCGCTGTCGAATCAGCCTCAGCCACGTGATTTATTCCCCCACCTGTTTGCGGTTCCGCTTTGCCAGCGCGGTGAAACCTTGACAAGCTTAGCACCGAATGCGCTTTGCAAGCGTTTATGAGCAATCCCGCCCTTTGGGCGACGCAACCAAGAGCAGTTTTTCACCATGACCGAAGCCGAAGTCGACGATCGCATCCGAACCTTGATCGAACCCTTCAACAAGAAGGGAATCGAGATCGCCAATGACAGCACCTTTGCCAACGATCTTGAATTCGACAGCCTGACCGTGATGGATTTCGTGGCAGAAATCGAAGACGAATTCGACATTATCATCAGCATGAACCAGCAGGCCGAAATCGAAACCTATGGTCAGTTGATCACTGCAGTGCACAAGCTGCAGGGTAATTGATAGAAGGCACTCCATGACCGAGAGCGATACCAAGCCCCGCGGCGACCTTTTCTCCAAGTTCGACGACTTCATCCAGGCGCGCGAAACCTTGCTTTCGAGCGGGGTGACCGATCCGTTCAGCCTGGTGATGGAGAAGGTAGTTTCGCCGACCCGTGCAATCTGCAACGGGCGCGAAACAATCCTGCTGGGCACCTACAACTATATGGGCATGACCTTTGACCCGGATGTGCTGGATGCGGGCAAGCAGGCGCTGACCGAGTTCGGCTCTGGCACGACTGGCAGCCGCGTTCTCAACGGCACCTACCAGGGCCACAAGGAATGCGAGGACGCGCTCAAGGAATTTTACGGGATGGACCACGCGATGGTCTTCTCGACCGGGTACCAGGCCAACCTCGGGATCATTTCGACCATTGCCGGAAAGGGTGATTACATCATCCTCGACATCGACAGCCACGCGTCGATCTATGATGGCTGCGCGATGGGCCGGGCCGAGGTGGTGCCGTTCAAGCACAACGATATCGAGGCGATGGAGAAGCGGCTGCGGCGCCTTCCCGAAGAGGCCGGCAAGCTGGTTGTGCTCGAAGGCGTCTATTCGATGCTGGGCGATGTTGCCCCGCTCAAGGAGATGGTCGCCATCGCCAAGAAGTATGGCGCGATGGTGCTGGTCGACGAAGCGCATTCGATGGGTTTCATCGGTGAGAACGGTCGCGGCGTCTGCGAAGAGCAAGGCGTGATCGACGATGTCGATTTCATCATCGGCACGTTCTCGAAGAGCGTTGGCACCGTCGGTGGGTTCTGCGTTTCCAACCACCCTAAGTTTGAGGTGATGCGCTTCGTTTGCCGTCCCTACGTCTTCACTGCCAGCCTGCCGCCGAGCGTCGTCGCCACCGCTGCGACCTCGATCCGCAAGCTGATGCATGGCGCCAACAAGCGCGCGCATCTGTGGGAGAATTCAAAGCGGCTCCACGCCGGATTGACGGAACTCGGTTTCCAGCTTGGCACCACCGAGCCGCAGAGCGCGATTGTGGCCGTGATCATGCCCGATCTCGAACGCGGAGCGATGATGTGGGAGGCGCTGCTTCAGGGCGGGCTTTACGTCAATCTGGCAAGACCGCCTGCAACGCCTGCAAACATGACGCTCCTGCGCTGTTCGCTTTGCGCCGAACATTCGGCCGAAGAGGTCGAGACGATCCTCAAAATCTTCGAACAGGCCGGAAAGGCCACCGGAATCATCTGATCTGACGGAAAGAGATCGCCGGAGCTCCCTTGCAGAGCTCCGGCGATCCGCTTGTCAGACAGCCTCTCCCACAGTCTGACCGTTTTCGCCCCCGGCCTTGCGCTCGGGGAAGATGGGCCACATCAATTGCTGTCCGAGGCTCGCCGGAGCGAGGTTTTCCACCCCGTAACTTTGCGGATAGGTCCGGGTGATTTTCGCGGTGCCGAAAAGCACGTCCCAGAAAAACAGCAGGTTCCCGTAGTTGCCCTTGTAGTGGACAGCCGGATCATCGGCGTGACGGCCGTGATGTGCGTGATGCGTTGCCGGGGTCGAGATCGTGCGTTCGACCAGCCACATAACCGGTGAAAGCCACTTGATCGAATATAGCCGCCGATCCCATGCGACATCGCAATGCGCGCCGATGATCACGGTCATCTTCACGATCAGATAACCGGCATAGACCCAGCCAAGCCCGAGGTAGACCAGCACACCGGAGAACCACAGGCCCGGCATCATCGCGTAGTAGAACAGGTTGTTCCGATAAACGAGCCGGACCGACATGTAGCGCGCGTTGTGGTGCGCCCGGTGCAGATTGTAGAGCCACGCGAAACTGTGGCTGGCGCGGTGCCACCAGTATTGCATCATGTCGTCCAGCACGAGGAACAGCAGGATCGCGAGCAGAACGTTGATGCCTTGAAGCGCCCCCGCCCATTCCGGGGCGATCGCCCACATTATGCCGGCCGAAGCGAAAACGATCATGGGTTGAGTGACAACCAGCAGCATCGCCGTGCTTACCGCTTCGACGATGCCGTCGTCGCGGGTCTGTTCATCCTTGATGAACAGGTTGGAACGCCACAGCTCCAACAGGCCAAACCCCAGATAGATGGCGAGAATGACAATCGAATATGCTGGCACGGCTCTCTCTCCTTTGACCCAAGGGGGGATAGCAGCTAGTCGCCATATCAAATGTCAGATATTTTACATTCTGGTTCGCGATCGCTCAATGCGCCCATGCTGTTCTCCGCGCTTCCCGATCACTTGCGCGAAGAGCTTCGATCCGGGTCGCCGCTTTCACGCTTTGAGGAAGGACAACTTATCCAGCAACGCGGGGAGGACGCGGCCGGATTTTGGCTGACCGAGAGCGGTTCGGTGACGGTCGGGCAATTCCTGCGATCAGGCGAATTTCGGGGAGTGGCCGTGCTGGGGCCGGGCGATTCCTGGGGCGAGCTCGCAATGTTTGCCCGGCGGCCGCGCGTGGTCGATGCCATTGCCCGGACACGGTGCGAGGTTCGCCATATTCTCGCCTCGCGGTTCGAAGCGGCTCTGCAAAAAGACCCGTGCTGCATGCGCTCGTTATTGGGGGCCTTGTCCGGACAGTTTCAGGAAGTGCTGGACGTTTTCGCAGGGATCCGGCGCGGCACGGCGACAGCGCGGGTTGCCGGCCTTTTGGCAACGCTCGCGGGGGAAACCACGGAGACGGCGAAGCTTAAAATTTCCCAGCAGGAGCTGGGCGAATTGCTCGGATTGACCCGCGCGACCGTCAATGCCGCGCTCAAACATCACGAAGCGCGAGGGAGTGTCAGGCGCTTCTATGGCGGGGTGGAAGTGATCGACCGGGAAGCGCTGCAGCAGGCGTCGCTGGAGTAGAAACCTAGAGCGCGTCGCCCTGCACCTGTGTGGCGCTGTCGCAGACATGCGCTTCGCCAGCCTGATCGTCGCCGCCCGCCAGCTGGGTGAAAGCGATGAAGCCACCCACCACCAGCACCACGAACGCGGTCGTCACCCAGCCCAGATATTTGTCGATGATCGCCTTGATCGGCGCGCCGAAGATCTGGAACAGTATGCCGACCGCCATGAAGATCAGCGCACGACCAGCCAAAGCGGCCAGCGTGAAGGTCAGAAGGTTCATCTCGATGAACCCGGCGGTGATCGTCATCAGCTTGAACGGAACCGGAGTGCCTGCGGCAAAGAACACCGCCAGCGCGCCTTGTTCGCGGATGTAACAGGCTGCGACGGGAAAGCTTTCCGCAAGGCCAAGCGCACCCAGCAGCCACACGCCCACGGTCTCGTAGAGCATGAATCCGATAGCATAGCCGAACAGCCCGCCCAGCACCGATGATATCGTCGCTACCAGCGCGAAGCGGATGGCCTTCTTCGGCTCCGCAAGGCACATCAGCCCGAGCAACGGGTGCGGCGGGATCGGGAAGAAGCTGGATTCGATGAAGCAGA
It contains:
- a CDS encoding DUF4112 domain-containing protein → MNSSTGPAFDKTGDGPRIVGVSLPTGNDPASVRARVEAVEFLLERSFRIPGVNVPVGLDALVGLVPVLGDIVTTALGAYMVWEARNLGMSKWHLTRMGANVAFDAALGLVPVVGDAADFVFRSNSRNLRIIKKHLDKHHPETRIIEG
- a CDS encoding ABC transporter substrate-binding protein, which codes for MSRFLPLFSLIFALLACDGASDRGPLNVAIIGEPEDLFQSGVRLSVGGQHVQAATNEGLVALDPTGQVVPAIAERWIVTDDGLSYIFRLRNTDWPDGEPIAAVEVRTMLRESIRRLEGTSLGLDLAKVTEIRAMTGRVVELRLSGPMPEFLRLLAQPELGFDRRGSGAGPMSLEREANEPIARLAAIPPQDRGLPTTEDWEDLSRNVIVRALPGRAAVDAFSDGEVDLLLGGDIVTFPMAQLGPLSRGTVQVDPALGLFGLVIRRGEGVLSDPARREALSMAIDREDFIRPFGLGGWRSSTWIVPPDLFSPVQYPVSRWADQSLDERRTRARQRIGQWEGATGRDAVVRLGLPDGPGSDIMFQQLESAWQSIGVTTVRVGLGQGADVEFWDRLARYSSPRWFLNQFNCSLDIGLCSRAADALVRESLTLKDAEAKQQLLAEAHAELVAAEVFIPLGVPVRWSLVRGGVNGYEPNPWGLHPLFPLSQPTT
- a CDS encoding PilZ domain-containing protein, with the translated sequence MTGVETRSDSRDSLFLLASVRVEQESEEHRVRVRNLSDGGMMGEGPLRVQRGNRVEIELRNIGRIGGSIAWVQDQRFGIAFDEEIDSQLARKPAFGSETASVGNSTISYAHRAPPPPELRNFRKV
- the dksA gene encoding RNA polymerase-binding protein DksA, which codes for MSAAATEEINIFEKAKNLLPPDYVPSDDEEYMNDRQLAYFQMLLIEWKRSIRTAAGQTLQSLADGPIREADLNDRASSETDWGIELRTRDRQRKLVAKIDAALRRIEEGEYGYCEVTGDPIGLRRLIARPVATMTVEAQEAHERREKVSRDD
- a CDS encoding SEL1-like repeat protein — encoded protein: MASPISNGEADIAIAGYLAEAAAGDIAALFNLGVAYSTGSNGVTVDLVEAHKWFNLAASRGHEEACWCRGDVSDEMTAREIAEAQRRARQWLAQERRAA
- a CDS encoding GNAT family N-acetyltransferase, yielding MSDPELTVRLAPGVGSFGPAEWNALGGDRNPFVSHEFLTALEDSGSVGPGTGWEPAPIVITDVADNLLAAMPSYAKGHSQGEYVFDHSWADAWHRAGGRYYPKLQIAAPFTPANGPRLLLSDPSLAPHLLKGAETVCVDNGLSSAHATFIEPEQLPLFENAGWLIRSDIQFHWQNRDYNCFDDFLGELASRKRKALRKERAAAQEGLRIERLTGDAIRPEHWDAFWIFYQDTGARKWGTPYLTREAFSLLGERMADRMALILAFDRAEPIAGALNFIGSEALYGRYWGCTRDVRFLHFELCYYQAIDMAIELGLPRVEAGAQGGHKLARGYEPVQTYSAHWIADPGFRKAVADFLERERQGVSADQVFLGERTPFRKPD
- a CDS encoding glycerophosphodiester phosphodiesterase family protein, with translation MIERRAPEWLTRWEYAHRGLHGEGVPENTLAAAEAAIAAGMGIDCDIQLSRDGVPMVFHDWELDRLTNEKGTVASFNAAELQQIGILNSGQTITRLDDFLAVIDGRVPLLIEIKSKPGYDVTLSCRAVSEFLGDYAGEHAVMSFDPRVGGWFFKRDSSRCRGLVCTDTLDMGFREAWRAAGSIDQAHPDFLAADVRDLPNAITTIWRQTRRPILTWTVRSPKLRRHALADADALISEGEGLA
- a CDS encoding RidA family protein, whose translation is MSIEQRLQELGITLPAAAAPVASYLPVVVQGDLAYVSGQISFVEGELVKGRLGDDVSLEEGMAAARGCGLMILAQLKAALGSLDRVERVVKLGGFVNSTPDFTDQPKVINGASDLMLEVFGEAGKHARAAVGVPALPLGVAVEVDAVVAIKGA
- a CDS encoding HAD family hydrolase, translated to MSRPLIISDCDEVILHMVAHFKDWLEESQGVDFNLEGHNFSEALRWRESGELLKPDEIWKKLGGFFDTEMDRQLPIAGAIEALNELNEHADVVVLTNLVDFRRDKRAEQLAKHGLHAQVFTNQGPKGPALRKIVEEFRPSRALFIDDLSQHHLSVKETTPDVVRLHFCGEPMIADAIDCAHRAGHADARIDQWSEALPWLMERLEGNAA
- a CDS encoding DUF3572 family protein — encoded protein: MALAAIGWLLQNDDRAQRYLDLTGLDPDSLRAGLSDPTVLGSALDFLANHEPDLIRAAEALAVTPEELIAARKDLAQ
- a CDS encoding response regulator, whose translation is MTKRIMVVEDNDLNRKLFCDVLKANGFEVDPVADGHSVLETARTTTPDLIIMDIQLPGISGVDLIAAAKRDLALKEIPVLAVTAFAAKGDEERIRSAGASGYLSKPVSIMPFMAAVRELLPA
- a CDS encoding Pycsar system effector family protein, yielding MAEADSTAVQREGQVEEQRVFSPQSVHLLRTAQINTLTLSQMADQKASILIGATFVVFSLAVTRLIGEAITWSTLSLAATAFLSSLFAVASVLPSLGKPPKDQAMINPLFFGHFAAMEEDEWVESLLDRLATDEELFRTMLRDIHQNGRVLYHRKYRFLTLAYRIFLAGILITWLIYAAEFTLT
- a CDS encoding acyl carrier protein, with translation MTEAEVDDRIRTLIEPFNKKGIEIANDSTFANDLEFDSLTVMDFVAEIEDEFDIIISMNQQAEIETYGQLITAVHKLQGN
- the spt gene encoding serine palmitoyltransferase, with translation MTESDTKPRGDLFSKFDDFIQARETLLSSGVTDPFSLVMEKVVSPTRAICNGRETILLGTYNYMGMTFDPDVLDAGKQALTEFGSGTTGSRVLNGTYQGHKECEDALKEFYGMDHAMVFSTGYQANLGIISTIAGKGDYIILDIDSHASIYDGCAMGRAEVVPFKHNDIEAMEKRLRRLPEEAGKLVVLEGVYSMLGDVAPLKEMVAIAKKYGAMVLVDEAHSMGFIGENGRGVCEEQGVIDDVDFIIGTFSKSVGTVGGFCVSNHPKFEVMRFVCRPYVFTASLPPSVVATAATSIRKLMHGANKRAHLWENSKRLHAGLTELGFQLGTTEPQSAIVAVIMPDLERGAMMWEALLQGGLYVNLARPPATPANMTLLRCSLCAEHSAEEVETILKIFEQAGKATGII
- a CDS encoding sterol desaturase family protein; translated protein: MPAYSIVILAIYLGFGLLELWRSNLFIKDEQTRDDGIVEAVSTAMLLVVTQPMIVFASAGIMWAIAPEWAGALQGINVLLAILLFLVLDDMMQYWWHRASHSFAWLYNLHRAHHNARYMSVRLVYRNNLFYYAMMPGLWFSGVLVYLGLGWVYAGYLIVKMTVIIGAHCDVAWDRRLYSIKWLSPVMWLVERTISTPATHHAHHGRHADDPAVHYKGNYGNLLFFWDVLFGTAKITRTYPQSYGVENLAPASLGQQLMWPIFPERKAGGENGQTVGEAV